The Heliorestis convoluta genome includes the window TCATAATAGATTGACTGGACCGAGCTGATTCTTCGGCAAGCTTCCTCACTTCTTCTGCAACAACAGCAAAACCACGTCCTTGATCGCCTGCTCGAGCTGCTTCAATGGCTGCATTTAAGGCGAGCATCTGTGTCTGAGAAGACAAGTTGTTGATAACTTCTGTAATTTTCGTAATTTGAATGGCTTCCTTTTCTAAGTTGTTCATAATCAACAAAGTCTGCGTAACTGATTGTTGGATCTCTTCCATCTGCTTTTTGGCTTCTCCTACTTGAGTAAGGCCTTCGTCTGACGTTGCACTTACTTTTTCTCCTGTTTCAAAAGCTTTTTGAGCAGCCCTGGTTATGGCTTGTACCGTCTGATTCATGTCTGAAGTAATAAGTTGCGTATTGTTCAGTAAAGTCTGTTGATTATTCGTCTGCTGGGAAAGATCGTCAACACTTGTTGAGATCTGCTCCGTAGCCATAGCCACTTGACGACTGGCATTCGCTAAGAGTGTAGAAGTATCGTCTACCGATTGCGCCGAGCGATCGACCGTTTCTAAAATACTTTTCAGCCCAATCGATAATTTGTTCATCTCTAAAGCCAATTGCCCTAGTTCATCACGACTCTCTTCTTCTACTCTTCGAGTCATATCACCCTGATTAATCGCTTTAGAGGCTTGTTGTATAGCTTCTAAAGACTTTTGAACAGAGCTATAAAATAGAAAAGCAGTGATTAAAGAGGTTACCAAAAAAATTGACCACGTCACAATTCCAATCATAAATAGTTCCTGTACACCGGCCGCAATCATGGCAAACATGGTGCTTATACCAACAATCGCCGGCAGCGCTGCTGTCGTTAGAACTTTCTGAAAAATCCCTTTGTGACGGAAAGGCACACCGACACGTAGGGTATATGCTTTTTTCCCATTAATCATAACAGGGTGGCTGGCATCAATTAATACTTCACCAGTATTACGATAATACACTTGCTCAAGGGGCTTTAAGGATTCTACACCGGCTTTGCCAACGGCATCTAAAAAGGTCACGCCTTCCCGTAGCCGATTCGTATGTATGAGTGAACGACCTTGGGGGGAAACGAGCAAAATATACTCAAAATTTCCAAGACGACGATCAAAAATCTGACGAATCTGACTTTCTACTTCTGCTACCTCTTTCGTTTGTAACAGTGTTGCCATCTCTTGAGCCAGAGAAGCAGCCAGTTCTCGACAGGCGCTGGCTTCTGGCCTCTTAAGAAGGTCTTGGTCGTCCCGCTTGTTTTTCATTGCTATGACCATGAAACCAGCTCCTTTTCATTTTTTATGGATTCTATGTCCACTAATAATAATATATTATAGCAAAAATCTTTTGAACATTGTGTCATATTTTGTCGTACTTGAAATAATAAAACCGCCCTGGACTTCCTATCGTCACAAGGCGGTTTTCCTTTATTCAACAATAACCTATTCTATAACCTTCTTTTTCTAGATCTTCTTTTTGGGATTAAGCCTAAAAATGCTGAGATTTAATACAGTAGCAATTACTTCTCCTTCTTTTCTGGCCAGTATTTTTGGAGAAAACGATCGCGACCCGATCCCATGCGATAAAATTGATATCGTCTAGGGTTCTTTTTATGAAAATCCTGGTGATATTCTTCAGCTGAATAGAAGGTACTAGCAGGTAAAATGGGCGTTGCAATGGGATCTTGAAAACGCTTGCTTCTAGCGAGGGCCTCTTTGGAAGCCAGAGCTTTTTCCTTTTGCATCTCATTGTGGTAGAAAATAGCCGTTCGATAGGAATCACCACGATCAAAGAATTGACCGCTATTATCGGTCGGATCAATTTGCTGCCAGAAGAGCTCAAGGAGTTCTTCATAAGAAAGCTCCTCCCGATTGTAGGTCAATTGAACAGCTTCGTAGTGACCTGTTTCCTCTGAGCAAACCTCTTCATAAGAAGGATTCTCTACATGGCCTCCTGTATAGCCTGACTCTATCTTGATAAGACCTTTGAGTTGCTCAAAAGGGGCAACCATACACCAAAAACAACCGCCAGCAAAAGTCGCTTTTTCTATGTTGTGATTTGTCAACGGACTCACCTCTGTGTTCTAACTCATTTTTATCCTTTGCGAATGGCATCAACAGGACAGCAAGCAGCACAGCATCCACAACCAGGACAAAGCTGCCCATCAATTTGAAATACTTTCTCTTCTCTCCCATAGGCATCAAGAGCGTCCCATGTGCAAATGTTGAGACAGAATTTGCAACCGATACAGTCTTCTTCAATCCGATAGTAAGAAGACTCTTGCTCTTGCTCTCGCTCTCGCTTTTGAACCACTTCCGTTACCGTAACCATGTAGATCACTCTCCCTTATCAGTAAAAAAGGGCAATAGTAGGAAATCTATGCTTTCATTATACCAGAAGAGGACTTTCATATAAACTGTTTTCACTGTCATAATGTTGTAAAAACAAGCCTTTTTCTCGTTAACCAGCCGTACCCGGCCGGGCACAACCAACGATGAAAAACAATATTTCCTGTCGAACGTCGTGAGACAGTTCGGTCCCTATCCATCGCAGGCGAAGGAAGTTTGACGGGAGCTGCCCCTAGTACGAGAGGACCGGGGTGGACCGACCGCTGGTGTACCAGTTGTGTTGCCAAATGCAGCGCTGGGTAGCCAAGTCGGGACCGGATAAGCGCTGAAAGCATCTAAGCGCGAAGCCGACCCAAAGATGAGACTTCCCACTACGTAAGTAGGTAAGACCCCAGGAAGATGACCTGGTTGATCGGCTCGAGATGGAAGCGTCGTGAGGCGTGTAGTTGACGAGTACGAATCGGTCGAGGACTTAACCTACTCTTTACATCGCTATTATTTCTCTGTGTAGTTTTCAGGGTACAAGGAAAAAAGCCTACTCCATTTTATAGATGGAGTAGGCTTTTTTGTGACCCTCTAGACTCCTTCGGGTAGAACCAAAAGGAGTCTAGAGAGTCGCTTCTAAGCACCATAATAAAGACTTCATCAAAAAAAGCTTGTCTCTGCAAAGAAAAAAGCATATAATGAACGGCATGGTTATACTGTATACAGTATGGAGAGCCGAAGAGGCGAAAATAATAGGAGGCGTATTTTAACAATGGAATACCTGGTAACCTGGAGCGATGGAGAAGAAGTTCGATATCAATTCATGGACAGTGCAGTACTCAAAAGAGCACGATTGGAGCCAGATCGAATTTACAGTATCATCGAGCTAGCAACGGGGCAGGTAATAACATCTTAGAAGGAAAACAAACTTGTCTTCTATGTAGGGTAGATGTACAATACATAGGTAGGCTGAACAAGTGGAGCCCATCATAAAATAGAACTACAAATATATAACGGCAACGGAGCCTACTTAACCTGGTAAAAAGGA containing:
- the msrA gene encoding peptide-methionine (S)-S-oxide reductase MsrA produces the protein MTNHNIEKATFAGGCFWCMVAPFEQLKGLIKIESGYTGGHVENPSYEEVCSEETGHYEAVQLTYNREELSYEELLELFWQQIDPTDNSGQFFDRGDSYRTAIFYHNEMQKEKALASKEALARSKRFQDPIATPILPASTFYSAEEYHQDFHKKNPRRYQFYRMGSGRDRFLQKYWPEKKEK
- a CDS encoding methyl-accepting chemotaxis protein; this translates as MVIAMKNKRDDQDLLKRPEASACRELAASLAQEMATLLQTKEVAEVESQIRQIFDRRLGNFEYILLVSPQGRSLIHTNRLREGVTFLDAVGKAGVESLKPLEQVYYRNTGEVLIDASHPVMINGKKAYTLRVGVPFRHKGIFQKVLTTAALPAIVGISTMFAMIAAGVQELFMIGIVTWSIFLVTSLITAFLFYSSVQKSLEAIQQASKAINQGDMTRRVEEESRDELGQLALEMNKLSIGLKSILETVDRSAQSVDDTSTLLANASRQVAMATEQISTSVDDLSQQTNNQQTLLNNTQLITSDMNQTVQAITRAAQKAFETGEKVSATSDEGLTQVGEAKKQMEEIQQSVTQTLLIMNNLEKEAIQITKITEVINNLSSQTQMLALNAAIEAARAGDQGRGFAVVAEEVRKLAEESARSSQSIMTILKNINEQIERSAQSMNLNHKVVESGSAKMNQVSQIMVKMNQASNNIGTVLQSNLEKALQLQDKAVQVTENINHANKTAGHIADDATNIATVLQEQMAASEELAASAEKTSDVSSELLWMIRRFKIKP
- a CDS encoding 4Fe-4S dicluster domain-containing protein, whose amino-acid sequence is MVTVTEVVQKREREQEQESSYYRIEEDCIGCKFCLNICTWDALDAYGREEKVFQIDGQLCPGCGCCAACCPVDAIRKG